The Vibrio sp. SNU_ST1 genome has a segment encoding these proteins:
- the fbaA gene encoding class II fructose-bisphosphate aldolase gives MSKIFDFVKPGVISGDDVQKVFEVAKENKFALPAVNVVGTDSINAVLEAAAKVKSPVVVQFSNGGAAFFAGKGVKLEGQGAQVLGAVAGAKYVHAVAESYGVPVILHTDHAAKKLLPWIDGLLDAGEEFFAQTGKPLFSSHMLDLSEESLEENIETCATYLARMAKMDMTIEIELGCTGGEEDGVDNSDMDASELYTSPEDVAYAYEKLMAVSPRFTIAASFGNVHGVYQAGNVVLTPTILRDSQAYCAEKFGIAPNALNFVFHGGSGSSEAEIQESIGYGVIKMNIDTDTQWATWDGIRQYSADNFDFLQGQIGNPTGEAAPNKKYYDPRVWLRAAQSSMVTRLEKAFADLNAVDVL, from the coding sequence ATGTCTAAGATCTTCGATTTTGTAAAACCTGGTGTAATTTCTGGCGATGACGTACAGAAAGTATTTGAAGTAGCAAAAGAAAACAAATTTGCTCTTCCTGCAGTAAACGTTGTTGGTACTGACTCTATTAACGCAGTACTAGAAGCGGCTGCTAAAGTTAAGTCTCCAGTTGTTGTTCAGTTCTCTAACGGCGGCGCTGCATTCTTCGCAGGTAAAGGCGTTAAACTTGAAGGTCAAGGCGCACAAGTTCTTGGTGCTGTAGCTGGTGCAAAATACGTACACGCTGTCGCTGAGTCTTACGGTGTTCCAGTTATCCTGCATACTGACCACGCTGCTAAGAAACTTCTACCATGGATCGACGGTCTACTAGACGCTGGTGAAGAGTTCTTCGCACAAACTGGTAAGCCTCTATTCTCTTCTCACATGCTAGACCTTTCTGAAGAGTCTCTAGAAGAGAACATCGAAACATGTGCTACTTACCTAGCTCGCATGGCGAAAATGGACATGACAATCGAGATCGAACTTGGTTGTACTGGTGGTGAAGAAGACGGCGTTGATAACTCTGATATGGACGCATCTGAGCTTTACACTTCTCCAGAAGACGTAGCATACGCATACGAGAAGCTAATGGCTGTTAGCCCTCGTTTCACTATCGCTGCATCTTTCGGTAACGTACACGGTGTTTACCAAGCTGGTAACGTTGTACTTACTCCAACTATCCTACGTGACTCTCAAGCATACTGTGCAGAGAAGTTCGGTATTGCACCTAACGCTCTAAACTTCGTATTCCACGGTGGTTCTGGTTCTTCTGAAGCAGAAATCCAAGAGTCTATCGGTTACGGTGTTATCAAAATGAACATCGATACTGATACACAGTGGGCAACTTGGGATGGTATCCGTCAGTACTCTGCTGATAACTTCGATTTCCTACAAGGTCAAATCGGTAACCCAACTGGCGAAGCTGCGCCAAACAAGAAGTACTACGATCCACGCGTATGGCTACGTGCTGCTCAGTCTTCAATGGTTACTCGTCTTGAGAAAGCATTCGCTGACCTTAACGCTGTAGACGTACTATAA
- a CDS encoding phosphoglycerate kinase, whose translation MSVIKMTDLELAGKRVFIRADLNVPVKDGKVTSDARILASLPTIKLCLEAGAKVMVTSHLGRPTEGEYNEEFSLAPVVNYLNDALDCDVKLAKDYVNGLELNAGELTVLENVRFNKGEKKNEEALSKQYAALCDIFVMDAFGTAHRAQASTHGVGTYAPVACAGPLLAAELEALGKAMDNPARPLVAIVGGSKVSTKLTVLESLSKIADQLVVGGGIANTFIAAEGHNVGKSLYEADLVETAQKLMKECAIPVATDVACAKAFDENAEAEIKHVSEVQDDDMIFDLGPDSTAALAEIIGNAKTILWNGPVGVFEFKNFEAGTAGISKAIADSEGFSVAGGGDTLAAIDKFGIKADVSYISTGGGAFLEFVEGKVLPAVAMLEERAKA comes from the coding sequence ATGTCTGTGATCAAGATGACTGACCTGGAACTTGCAGGTAAACGCGTATTCATCCGTGCTGACCTAAACGTACCAGTAAAAGACGGTAAAGTAACTTCAGATGCTCGTATCCTTGCATCTCTACCAACTATCAAACTTTGCCTAGAAGCTGGCGCAAAAGTTATGGTTACTTCTCACCTTGGTCGTCCTACTGAAGGCGAGTACAACGAAGAGTTCTCTCTAGCTCCTGTAGTTAACTACCTAAACGACGCACTAGACTGTGACGTTAAACTAGCGAAAGATTACGTAAATGGTCTTGAGCTAAACGCTGGTGAACTAACTGTTCTTGAAAATGTTCGCTTTAACAAAGGCGAGAAGAAGAACGAAGAAGCTCTTTCTAAGCAATATGCTGCACTATGTGACATCTTCGTAATGGATGCATTTGGTACAGCTCACCGTGCTCAAGCGTCTACACACGGTGTGGGTACTTACGCTCCTGTAGCATGTGCTGGCCCTCTTCTAGCTGCTGAGCTTGAAGCGCTTGGTAAAGCAATGGACAACCCAGCTCGCCCGCTAGTGGCTATCGTTGGTGGTTCTAAAGTTTCTACTAAACTAACCGTTCTAGAATCTCTTTCTAAAATCGCTGACCAACTTGTTGTTGGCGGTGGTATCGCGAACACGTTCATCGCTGCTGAAGGCCACAACGTAGGTAAGTCTCTATACGAAGCTGACCTAGTTGAAACGGCTCAGAAACTAATGAAAGAGTGTGCTATCCCTGTAGCGACTGACGTTGCATGTGCTAAAGCATTCGACGAAAACGCAGAAGCTGAAATCAAGCACGTTTCTGAAGTTCAAGACGACGACATGATCTTCGACCTTGGTCCAGATTCAACTGCAGCTCTAGCTGAAATCATCGGCAACGCGAAAACTATTCTTTGGAACGGCCCTGTAGGCGTATTCGAATTCAAGAACTTCGAAGCGGGTACAGCTGGTATTTCTAAAGCAATCGCTGATTCTGAAGGTTTCTCAGTAGCAGGCGGTGGTGACACGCTAGCAGCTATCGACAAGTTCGGTATCAAAGCAGATGTTTCTTACATCTCTACTGGTGGCGGTGCTTTCCTTGAGTTTGTTGAAGGTAAAGTACTTCCTGCAGTAGCTATGCTTGAAGAGCGTGCTAAAGCGTAA
- the epd gene encoding erythrose-4-phosphate dehydrogenase codes for MLKVAINGFGRIGRNVLRAIYESGKSQQIKVVAVNELAQPDAMAHLLQYDTSHGRFGKKISNDQEHIYVHHGIGAEDKGEFDTIRILHLADIELLPWRDLEVDIVLDCTGVYGCRDDGLAHIAAGAKKVLFSHPGANDLDNTIIYGVNHDTIQADHRIVSNGSCTTNCIVPIIKVLDDAFGIESGTITTIHSSMNDQQVIDAYHSDLRRTRAASQSIIPVDTKLHKGIERIFPKFSNKFEAISVRVPTVNVTAMDLSVTINTNVKVNDVNQTIVNASQCTLHNIVDYTEAPLVSIDFNHDPHSAIVDGSQTRVSNGTLVKMLVWCDNEWGFANRMLDTVLAMQASEGKK; via the coding sequence ATGCTAAAAGTCGCGATAAATGGATTTGGACGAATAGGGCGCAATGTATTGCGCGCTATCTATGAAAGTGGCAAAAGCCAACAAATCAAAGTAGTAGCGGTCAATGAGCTTGCTCAGCCTGATGCTATGGCTCACCTATTGCAGTATGACACCAGTCACGGCCGCTTCGGCAAGAAAATATCTAATGATCAAGAGCACATCTATGTTCATCATGGCATTGGTGCTGAAGATAAAGGCGAGTTTGATACCATTCGTATCTTACATCTGGCTGATATTGAACTGTTGCCTTGGCGTGATCTTGAAGTCGATATTGTTCTCGATTGTACCGGTGTTTACGGTTGCCGAGATGATGGCCTAGCGCACATCGCTGCTGGAGCTAAAAAGGTACTGTTTTCACACCCTGGTGCTAACGACCTTGATAACACCATTATCTATGGTGTGAATCACGATACCATCCAAGCTGACCACCGAATCGTTTCCAATGGTTCATGCACCACTAACTGTATTGTCCCTATCATTAAAGTACTTGATGATGCCTTTGGTATTGAGTCAGGTACCATTACGACTATTCACTCTTCAATGAATGATCAGCAAGTTATTGATGCATACCATAGCGACTTGCGTCGTACTCGAGCGGCAAGCCAATCTATCATTCCTGTCGACACCAAATTGCATAAAGGTATTGAAAGAATCTTCCCGAAATTTTCTAACAAGTTCGAAGCGATATCTGTGCGTGTGCCGACGGTAAACGTCACTGCGATGGATTTAAGTGTCACAATTAATACAAATGTGAAAGTTAATGACGTAAATCAAACCATTGTTAATGCTTCCCAGTGTACATTACACAATATAGTTGACTATACTGAAGCGCCGCTCGTTTCCATCGACTTTAATCACGATCCCCATAGCGCAATCGTTGATGGTTCACAAACTCGAGTGAGCAATGGCACCTTAGTGAAAATGCTGGTGTGGTGTGACAATGAATGGGGCTTTGCGAACCGAATGCTGGATACGGTTCTTGCAATGCAAGCTTCAGAAGGCAAGAAGTAA
- a CDS encoding PTS transporter subunit EIIC — protein sequence MLDSFKSGLSKLSLIGKALMLPISILPAAGLLLAFGAKLDIPLMMRAGGVIFDNLALLFAVGAAVGLTKESGIAALAAIVAMVVMNATMGVALGITPEMAMGGGRYAMVMGIPSLQTGVFGGLIAGILAAVMYQRFYDTKLPDFLGFFAGKRFVPIVTAFSAFLIGLVLPHIWSYIQSGIDALSHMANGGNMYVSTFIYGFMERALIPVGLHHIFYSPYWFSFGEYTTAAGTIVNGDHTIWFKMLEDGVKTFSTSEYQEAGKFLSGNFAIYMFAFPAACLAMYHEANDKNKKIAAGILGSAALTSFVTGITEPVEFAFIFVAPLLYVFSAIMAGVSYAVSYALDVHIGKTFSAGIIDFVSFGVLPAMDGFKTNWINVILWGLTMAAIYYTVFRFAIRKFNLKTVGREDTQSKAITLDNEDLASEITILIGGAANITSIGACITRLRLQIKDQALVNEQGIKDLGAMGVIKVGSSGLQIILGSRAQFVADLMSERTGESPSALSTNPS from the coding sequence ATGCTAGATAGTTTTAAAAGCGGCTTATCTAAGCTTTCCTTAATTGGTAAAGCATTGATGTTGCCCATATCTATATTACCCGCTGCGGGGTTATTACTTGCCTTCGGTGCTAAGCTCGACATTCCCCTAATGATGCGTGCTGGTGGCGTTATATTTGATAACTTAGCCTTACTGTTTGCGGTAGGAGCCGCGGTTGGTTTGACTAAGGAGTCAGGGATTGCCGCTTTAGCCGCGATTGTCGCCATGGTCGTGATGAATGCGACAATGGGGGTGGCGCTCGGCATTACACCTGAGATGGCGATGGGAGGTGGCCGTTATGCAATGGTGATGGGTATTCCTTCATTGCAAACAGGTGTCTTTGGCGGACTCATTGCAGGTATCCTCGCAGCCGTTATGTATCAACGTTTTTATGATACTAAGCTGCCTGATTTCCTTGGTTTCTTTGCCGGTAAACGCTTTGTACCGATTGTGACTGCGTTTTCTGCATTCCTAATTGGTTTAGTTTTACCCCATATTTGGTCATATATTCAATCAGGTATTGATGCGCTATCGCATATGGCGAATGGCGGAAACATGTACGTATCAACTTTCATCTACGGATTTATGGAGCGCGCTTTAATTCCAGTTGGTCTCCATCATATTTTTTATAGCCCTTATTGGTTTTCTTTCGGTGAGTACACAACTGCCGCGGGTACCATTGTAAATGGCGATCATACCATTTGGTTTAAAATGCTTGAAGATGGAGTAAAAACGTTCTCAACCAGTGAATACCAAGAAGCAGGAAAATTCCTATCGGGTAATTTTGCTATCTACATGTTTGCTTTCCCTGCTGCATGTTTAGCTATGTATCATGAAGCGAATGATAAAAATAAAAAAATTGCAGCAGGTATTTTAGGCTCTGCTGCTCTTACTTCTTTTGTTACAGGTATAACAGAACCCGTTGAATTTGCGTTTATCTTTGTCGCACCTTTACTTTATGTTTTTTCTGCAATCATGGCAGGGGTGTCTTACGCGGTGAGTTATGCGTTGGATGTTCATATTGGTAAAACCTTCTCAGCCGGCATTATTGATTTCGTGTCTTTTGGTGTTCTTCCCGCGATGGATGGGTTCAAAACTAACTGGATCAATGTGATTCTTTGGGGGCTAACCATGGCCGCTATTTATTACACGGTTTTCCGTTTTGCTATTCGAAAGTTCAATTTGAAAACAGTAGGACGTGAGGATACTCAAAGTAAGGCGATCACTTTGGACAATGAAGATTTAGCTAGTGAAATCACAATCTTGATTGGTGGTGCCGCTAACATTACTTCGATAGGAGCATGTATTACGAGATTGCGTTTACAGATTAAAGATCAGGCTCTTGTGAATGAACAAGGAATCAAAGACCTAGGTGCTATGGGGGTCATAAAAGTAGGTTCAAGTGGCCTGCAAATTATTTTGGGCTCAAGAGCTCAATTTGTGGCTGATCTTATGAGTGAAAGAACTGGTGAGTCACCAAGTGCACTATCAACTAACCCAAGTTAA
- a CDS encoding ABC transporter substrate-binding protein, which yields MKMWVFLVALFVTQPALSTPSIEMLHWWTAEGEDSALSVIEDRFRLLPFTLKSDPIAGGGGGPAKSILQARAIAGYSPDIAQMEGPAIQSWAALGFLMDMNEVAKLNLWDQSLYPDIQAIHKYNGNYVAIPLNIHRLNWMWINTEVLAEHQLSPPNDWDSLLLALNVLKNKGITPLALGEDPWQVVQIFENIAFGVGGAHYYRQAFVDLDSAALNSPETLEALDRFRSLANIVGNDLSKISWDQGTKALLKGEYAFQFTGDWALGAMLSSGSSIPDYIQCSPFPSTENGFIYNVDSLAFFSTRSNEEQNITSIMAALSAPEFLLEFSEKKGSIPAQANIPIDDLSRCQQKSYDDYIRASRDGSAMPSLTDSMAVNPVIQNAVSNELYRYFIDSSITSKTLIGHLNAINNEMFR from the coding sequence ATGAAAATGTGGGTATTCTTGGTTGCTCTTTTTGTTACACAGCCTGCATTATCTACCCCCTCTATAGAGATGTTGCATTGGTGGACGGCAGAAGGTGAAGACTCAGCACTGTCGGTGATCGAAGACAGGTTTCGTCTGCTGCCTTTTACATTAAAAAGTGATCCAATTGCAGGAGGAGGAGGTGGGCCTGCTAAATCTATCCTTCAAGCGAGAGCGATTGCTGGCTATTCACCAGACATAGCGCAGATGGAAGGACCTGCTATTCAGTCTTGGGCAGCACTCGGGTTCTTAATGGACATGAATGAAGTCGCTAAATTGAATCTGTGGGATCAATCGCTGTACCCTGATATTCAAGCCATTCACAAATATAATGGGAACTATGTTGCCATTCCTCTTAATATTCATCGACTAAACTGGATGTGGATAAACACAGAGGTATTAGCTGAACACCAGTTGTCTCCCCCTAATGATTGGGATTCACTATTGCTAGCATTGAATGTACTAAAAAACAAAGGTATTACACCACTGGCTTTGGGGGAAGACCCTTGGCAAGTTGTTCAAATTTTTGAAAACATTGCATTCGGAGTGGGGGGGGCTCACTATTATCGCCAGGCTTTTGTTGATTTAGACTCCGCAGCTTTGAACAGCCCCGAAACACTAGAAGCACTAGATCGCTTTCGATCTCTTGCTAATATTGTTGGAAATGATTTATCAAAAATAAGTTGGGATCAAGGAACAAAAGCACTGCTCAAGGGGGAATACGCATTTCAATTTACAGGAGATTGGGCTTTAGGAGCAATGCTAAGCTCTGGCTCTAGCATTCCTGACTACATTCAATGCAGCCCATTTCCTTCTACGGAAAATGGTTTTATCTACAATGTAGATAGCCTAGCCTTTTTTTCCACTCGTTCAAATGAAGAACAGAATATAACCTCAATTATGGCCGCGCTATCTGCCCCTGAGTTTCTTTTAGAGTTCAGTGAAAAAAAGGGCTCAATACCAGCACAAGCTAATATTCCAATTGATGACTTATCGCGGTGCCAACAGAAATCTTATGATGACTATATACGAGCGAGTCGGGATGGTTCGGCAATGCCAAGCTTGACCGATTCAATGGCTGTTAATCCCGTCATTCAGAATGCAGTTTCGAATGAACTTTATCGTTATTTTATTGATTCATCGATAACGTCTAAAACGCTTATCGGTCACCTTAATGCTATTAATAATGAAATGTTTCGATAG
- a CDS encoding ATP-binding protein gives MAEVLAGAAWFSTTSVSKRESASHAMFAIASAASDTINYFSGLPVNYRHLVLDQLRNIGGTRFFISMNNHRLPVPSLSHHSLVPQMQVQASDLLEQQLKTSHSVHVTLTKRDDLLLFNSGIKLNELPALWKDYSLVLGKLDLPIAVIQVQLENNEWLYLATVIPLSFDSLTDNFIDSRQITFLLIVTFMLMGVSYVVLQKEIRPFRSLARSATLMGSEMQIEEIKEEGSSETRAAIHAFNKMNRRIKANLRDRNMFFNAISHDIKTPLACLKLRTEMLSDNTTRLKFEKLLNEVEMMLNGALQCMRDNDIHEEFEWIDMNDIFEQCAAIHNKNNLCVNLVDMPDVKFYGKPLAIKRCLFNLVDNGIKYGNVVNISMFVNSDSIHIVLRDSGAGIDESILEKVFEPYFRGSDSSVDGSGLGLAISRSIARSHGGDIKLSNAPEGGLEVDIILVSSL, from the coding sequence ATGGCTGAAGTTCTGGCAGGTGCAGCTTGGTTTTCCACTACCTCGGTATCTAAACGAGAATCGGCGAGCCATGCTATGTTTGCGATAGCCTCTGCAGCTTCGGACACTATAAATTACTTTTCAGGGCTTCCAGTCAATTATCGTCATTTGGTTCTCGATCAATTACGAAATATTGGGGGAACACGATTCTTTATTTCCATGAATAATCATAGGCTTCCTGTTCCTTCGCTTAGTCATCACTCTTTAGTGCCTCAAATGCAGGTGCAAGCATCAGATCTTTTAGAACAACAACTTAAAACGTCACACTCAGTACACGTCACTTTGACCAAGCGAGACGATCTTCTATTGTTCAACTCAGGTATCAAGCTGAATGAGCTGCCTGCATTGTGGAAAGATTACAGCTTAGTGTTAGGTAAACTCGATCTCCCAATAGCCGTTATTCAAGTTCAACTAGAAAATAATGAGTGGCTCTATTTAGCGACCGTTATTCCGCTGTCTTTCGATAGCTTGACCGATAATTTTATAGATAGTCGCCAGATCACCTTTCTTTTAATTGTCACTTTTATGCTCATGGGGGTCTCATACGTTGTGCTACAAAAAGAAATTCGTCCTTTTCGATCTCTTGCTCGTTCCGCAACGCTTATGGGGTCGGAAATGCAGATTGAAGAAATCAAAGAAGAAGGAAGTTCAGAAACCAGAGCTGCGATCCATGCTTTCAACAAAATGAATCGTCGTATTAAAGCGAACTTACGTGACCGAAATATGTTCTTTAATGCTATTTCACATGACATAAAAACACCTCTAGCCTGCTTAAAACTTCGTACAGAAATGCTCAGCGACAATACGACAAGGCTTAAATTTGAAAAGCTGTTGAATGAAGTCGAGATGATGTTAAACGGAGCGTTACAGTGCATGCGAGATAATGATATTCATGAAGAATTTGAGTGGATAGACATGAATGATATTTTTGAACAATGTGCGGCTATTCATAACAAAAACAACTTATGCGTGAACCTTGTCGATATGCCCGATGTTAAATTCTATGGTAAACCATTAGCAATTAAGCGTTGTCTTTTTAACCTAGTGGATAATGGCATTAAATATGGGAATGTCGTGAATATCAGCATGTTTGTTAACTCTGATTCTATTCATATTGTACTGCGCGATTCAGGTGCAGGGATTGACGAAAGCATACTAGAAAAAGTATTTGAGCCTTATTTTAGAGGTAGCGATTCAAGCGTGGATGGATCCGGTTTAGGCTTAGCTATTTCTCGAAGTATCGCAAGAAGCCATGGAGGGGATATTAAATTATCGAATGCACCAGAAGGAGGACTAGAAGTCGATATTATTTTGGTAAGCAGCTTATGA
- a CDS encoding response regulator, whose amino-acid sequence MANKIVLIVDDNQEILDALSEYLERSSFTVITALEGNAMWKQLETVTPDLIILDIMLPGDDGLTLCQKLRLRSQVPIIMLTAVTDDADRIAGLEIGADDYITKSFNPRELLARIKALLRRSTFSHSTNERKLKFMDWTFDTLKRQLKHEDGEAVSLSSADYNLLTLMLDSPNQLLSRNDIAQALWGRDAEPLERGIDVQISRLRRQLRDDDRNTIMTVRHRGYMLVIDSHGLQC is encoded by the coding sequence ATGGCTAATAAGATTGTTTTGATTGTGGATGATAATCAGGAAATTCTCGATGCTTTAAGCGAATATCTAGAACGCTCAAGCTTCACTGTGATTACTGCACTTGAAGGTAACGCGATGTGGAAACAGCTAGAAACTGTCACCCCAGACCTCATTATTTTAGACATCATGCTACCAGGAGATGATGGTTTAACTTTGTGCCAAAAGTTACGCTTACGATCTCAAGTCCCTATCATTATGCTAACCGCAGTAACTGATGATGCAGATCGTATTGCGGGGTTAGAAATTGGCGCTGATGATTACATAACCAAGTCGTTTAACCCTCGTGAACTATTAGCAAGAATCAAAGCTCTACTCAGGCGTTCAACATTCAGTCACAGCACAAATGAACGTAAGTTAAAATTTATGGATTGGACGTTCGATACCCTAAAACGACAATTGAAACATGAAGATGGTGAGGCTGTCTCTCTTTCTAGCGCCGATTATAACTTGCTTACCCTTATGCTTGACTCTCCTAATCAATTATTAAGTCGTAATGACATTGCACAAGCACTCTGGGGGAGGGATGCCGAGCCACTAGAGAGAGGGATTGATGTACAAATTAGCCGGTTGAGAAGGCAATTGAGGGACGATGACCGAAATACGATTATGACGGTAAGGCATCGTGGCTACATGCTTGTGATTGACTCTCATGGACTTCAATGTTGA
- the tkt gene encoding transketolase, which translates to MPSRKDLANAIRALSMDGVQQANSGHPGAPMGMADIAEVLWRGHLNHNPANPEWADRDRFILSNGHGSMLIYSLLHLAGYELSIEDLKNFRQLHSKTPGHPEYGYAPGIETTTGPLGQGITNAVGMAMAEKALAAQFNKEGHDIVDHYTYAFMGDGCLMEGISHEACSLAGTLGLGKLVAFWDDNGISIDGEVEGWFSDDTPKRFEAYGWHVIPAVDGHNADAINAAIEAAKADPRPTLICTKTIIGFGSPNKAGTHDCHGAPLGADEITATKAALGWEHGPFEIPADISAEWDAKEAGAAKEAAWNAKFDAYAAAHPELAAEFKRRTNGELPAEWEEKANAIIADLQANPANIASRKASQNALEAFGAMLPEFMGGSADLAPSNLTMWSGSKSLEANDFSGNYIHYGVREFGMTAIMNGIALHGGFVPYGATFLMFMEYARNAMRMAALMKVQNIQVYTHDSIGLGEDGPTHQPVEQIASLRLTPNMSTWRPCDQVESAVAWKLAIERKDGPSALIFSRQNLAQQDRDAEQVANIAKGGYILKDCAGKPELIIIATGSEVELAVSAAAELTAEGKAVRVVSMLATDAFDKQDAQYRESVLPSDVTARIAVEAGIADFWYKYVGFGGKIIGMTTFGESAPAGELFKMFGFTTENVVNTAKELLA; encoded by the coding sequence GTGTTCAACAAGCAAATTCAGGCCACCCAGGCGCACCTATGGGTATGGCTGACATAGCTGAAGTTCTTTGGCGTGGCCACTTGAACCACAACCCAGCAAATCCAGAGTGGGCTGACCGCGACCGTTTTATTCTGTCTAACGGTCATGGTTCTATGCTGATTTACTCTCTGCTTCACTTAGCAGGTTACGAGCTTTCAATTGAAGACCTAAAAAACTTCCGTCAACTGCACTCTAAGACTCCAGGTCACCCAGAGTACGGTTACGCTCCTGGTATCGAGACAACGACTGGCCCTCTAGGTCAAGGCATCACGAATGCTGTTGGCATGGCAATGGCTGAAAAAGCGCTTGCTGCACAGTTCAACAAAGAAGGCCACGACATCGTAGACCACTACACTTATGCATTCATGGGTGACGGTTGTCTGATGGAAGGTATTTCTCACGAAGCATGTTCGCTAGCGGGTACGCTAGGTCTTGGCAAGCTGGTTGCTTTCTGGGATGACAATGGCATCTCTATCGATGGTGAAGTTGAAGGTTGGTTCTCTGACGATACACCTAAGCGTTTTGAAGCATACGGTTGGCACGTAATCCCAGCGGTTGATGGTCACAATGCTGACGCTATTAACGCAGCTATCGAAGCGGCTAAAGCGGATCCTCGTCCAACGCTTATCTGTACTAAGACTATTATCGGTTTTGGTTCTCCAAACAAAGCGGGTACGCACGACTGTCACGGTGCTCCACTAGGCGCTGATGAAATCACAGCAACTAAAGCGGCACTGGGTTGGGAACACGGTCCTTTCGAAATTCCAGCTGATATCTCAGCTGAGTGGGATGCGAAAGAAGCTGGCGCAGCGAAAGAAGCAGCGTGGAATGCTAAGTTTGACGCATACGCAGCGGCTCACCCAGAGCTAGCAGCAGAATTCAAACGTCGTACTAACGGCGAGCTTCCAGCTGAATGGGAAGAGAAAGCAAACGCAATCATTGCTGATCTTCAAGCTAACCCAGCAAACATCGCATCACGTAAAGCATCTCAAAACGCACTAGAAGCGTTCGGTGCTATGCTACCTGAATTCATGGGCGGCTCTGCTGACCTTGCGCCTTCTAACCTGACTATGTGGTCTGGTTCTAAGTCTCTTGAAGCAAACGACTTCTCTGGTAACTACATCCACTACGGTGTACGTGAATTCGGTATGACGGCTATCATGAACGGTATCGCTCTGCACGGTGGTTTCGTACCATACGGCGCAACATTCCTAATGTTCATGGAATACGCACGTAACGCAATGCGTATGGCTGCTCTGATGAAAGTTCAGAACATTCAAGTTTACACGCATGACTCTATCGGTCTTGGCGAAGATGGTCCTACTCACCAACCGGTTGAGCAGATCGCTTCTCTACGTTTGACTCCAAACATGAGCACATGGCGCCCATGTGACCAAGTTGAGTCTGCTGTTGCTTGGAAACTAGCAATCGAACGCAAAGATGGCCCTTCTGCACTTATCTTCTCTCGTCAAAACCTTGCACAGCAAGACCGTGACGCTGAGCAAGTAGCTAACATCGCCAAGGGTGGTTACATCCTGAAAGATTGTGCTGGTAAGCCAGAGCTAATCATCATCGCTACAGGTTCTGAAGTTGAGCTAGCGGTTAGCGCTGCTGCTGAACTTACAGCTGAAGGTAAAGCGGTACGCGTAGTATCTATGCTTGCAACTGACGCGTTCGATAAGCAAGACGCGCAGTACCGTGAGTCTGTACTGCCATCTGACGTTACAGCTCGTATCGCTGTAGAAGCTGGCATCGCTGACTTCTGGTACAAGTATGTTGGTTTCGGTGGCAAGATCATCGGTATGACAACGTTCGGCGAATCTGCACCAGCAGGCGAGCTATTCAAGATGTTCGGTTTCACTACTGAAAATGTAGTAAACACAGCTAAAGAGCTTCTAGCTTAA